ATTCCTACTGATTGGTTTTGCTACTATCCTTTCCATGAGATGCTCAAGCtgtatagaattttttttcccatttcttaTAGGAATCTGAAGTCTCTGCTGTCAAATATATCCCATTTGAGGAGTACAAAAATTTGCTTGCAAAGGAGGACCCTGAATACGTTCCCTATGATGTAAATGGCCAATATGGTCAGCTTTTTGATATAATTGCGACAAGGTATGGTATAACATATAAACTTCCATCAGTGACATTTCATTTGTTCAAGTATCATACTCTTATGCATCTGGGCTCGATTTGGGGTTGCGTAACTTGTTGAAGATCGTCTAGAGATGCTAAAAAAGTCCTAAAAACACCTGTCAGAAATGTCTTTGGGTGAGCTTGCTCAATAAGCACTGAAGTAGGGACATTTATAGAGTCTCACTTTTGTTTGAGGTGACGTTTGTGCTTATTTTAAAGCTGAAGCAACCTCCGAAAGGGGCACCTGAGAAAGAGAGCGATGCATTCTCTGGTTATTGTCCAGTCAAAACTTTTTTTCTAACGCGATGTTATGTTGAATGACAAGGTAAAGATTGAAATCAGGAGGTATTTTCTTTGGCAAAAACATgtatttcttattttcattatttatcATTGAAGAATCACATGACTTCTCTGGGGAGAAATCATGACCTAGAGTGACATGGGAAGTATTATCCGCACCTTGGGTTCAGGTTAGGGTTTGAGTACCGGGAATACCCAAATAAGCCTCTTCACAAAATGTGGGGAAGAATTGCCTACCTGCTTCCTCTTCCAAAGTGGGAGGCTGGGAGCCTTGTGCATTGGATACAACTTTATATGGTTAATTTGGTGCTGGCTTGTTCCAACCTGGTATGTTTGCATTGGTTCCCTACAAGAGATACAACTATGAGTGAGCAATAACATTTTTCACATGGATCTTCAAAATTTAACGTATCTTTTTGCTTACATGAGTTTTGTTTATGTGAAATTGCTCTAGATACAAAGTAAACATGGAGACACGGAGTTTGGCTCTACAAAAGCAGCTTTCACGTTATGCTTGTATCTCCCTTGGGGCTGAGGTTGTTAAAACTtacttttgtttatattttctcCATTGTAGTTGTTCTCCAGTTCATTTATGTGTGAAAGAAAGTTTATATTAGTTTATTCCAACTCAGGATCATTAGTTGTTCAAGTTTGGTGAGTCTTTAATACTCACCTGTAGCTGTGATAGGATGCTTCACTGATGAAGCCTGGCAGATGCAACAAATGTAAAGATCTGAATTTTTTCAGTCCAAATTTGTGTTTCTCGTACACTGGCATTTCATTGCTTAAGTCCACGATAACATATGACAGAAGGTTGAAAAAATGGATTTCTCATATGTGGTGACCATTTTGGGCTCTATCCAATTTTCTCTCCTCATATTAGGGACGTTCATTCTATTGCCTTCCTTGTGGTCCCCGGCTTACGGATTTGTTGAGGTGTAAAAAGTATAGGTTTTCACAATGCTCACTGAAAATGCCTACATAGCCAAGGACCAAAAGGGTGATCTGACGAAAGAATTACTAATGCTCACAGAGGGATTCCCTCTTCCAAGACTGTGAAACTTACTGCGCCTTCCTCCATCAAAGCAAATTCGTCGTGAGGCACGTCGTGAAAGTAAAATGCTGAAGTTACACTTAAATCCTTCCTTCTATAGTCTGATAAGGTTCAACTTTATTTGGCAAAGGCCACTACCGGGGACTAATGTTGGAACCAGTTACCTATCTCCCCCACAATAAaagtaaaagttgttaaatatTGTTATGAATTCAACCTGTTTTTATTGGTGAATGGCTGACCCTGCATGCtacccttttttgtttttttattatcattttGCTTCTTCCCTATATGAGTTGCTCTTGCTTCCCCTCCATTTTATTTCTGTATAGCCTTTTCATTTAAATAGAGTTCTCTTGATCTGGAGCTGTACTGTGCTTTCATGTGTTGTAGACTGCCTCATTAAAGCAAATTGAAGGACTACAGAAACTACCATTAGGCTCTCCCATTTAGTAAAGAGTTGCAGTGTTTACGCCTGAAATTTGCTTGATCCCAATACCTGTTTTTGTCTTAGACCTTCCTTTGAAGCTTTATGTTTTGCTAATCAATGACATCCCTGATTTGCTCTTAAATCAACTTCTTTTGTCCTATtttctgactctctctctctccatttttctgttttttcttgttgTATGATTATGGATATCTATGCATTTGAAATAGCATTTGTGTCTGCCTCTCTAATACAGTTGACGGGGCTCACTGATGGAGACAAGGAAGCTCTGGCTTTGCTTGTTAAAGCTGGGACAATCATTGATGACATTTTCCACCTGCAGGTTGTTTCACTGCAGGATGCAGGgttattttgatgcatgtgtATTTTTCTCGTGGTTAACAATATGTGCATGTTGTTACTTGCTGCACGTAGACAATTAGACATTTTGGGCATGCTAGACAACCCCCGTGGATGGAAAACTATTCAACAGTTCTTGCTATtgatgtaaaaatattttagttggTTTTGCTTCGAGTcaataaataaaagaacaatCTTTTGGTATCTCCGTCCACGTGATATGTTTTCATTTACATATTTGACAAGGACTTATGCTCTAAAAGAAACAGTCCACCTCATTTTGTAGTGGACTACTCTTTTTCTCAACCTTTCTTCTTTGTTTCTCTTCtgcctttcttcttcttcttcttcttcttcttctttttttgatgtgttgtctcattatatttttcaggCTTGGTACAGCAATCCAACTTTAAGGGATTGGTTGAAGGAGTATGCGGAGATATCTCATGTGGACAAATTAAAGTGGATGTATTATAGGATTAACAAAAGTCCATGGTTAGTTTCCTTCAGAGAAGTGCTCTTTAATGCTTATTTATTCCCCAATTAAACAATTTATCATTGCGccaactctctctttctctctctgtgtgtgcgGGCACGTGCATATTTGTGTGGATAATGGTATTCCAAAATTATTGAGGTAGCACCAATTGTGGATTCCTGACGAAATCAGTAAATCTATCAGTGAGAAGGTACGGCCTTGTTAAGGGTGTTCCAAGGATGGAGGTCTTGTCCAGTGCAAGTTAGGTGCTAAGTGTGCCCTTGAGCttgctactctctctctccctccctctctctctcgtatctGTACTACCCAAGCATTCAAATTAACTGCTGTTGAGCTTTTCCAGAGCTCTGATCTGAGTTTTATGGGCTAAGCTGGAACTTATCTGTTCTCATGTTTTTGAATCGGCAGTAACGAATTTGATTCTGTTTAATATAACTTTCATTTCTGTGTGGACAGGTCCTGTCTTGATGAAAATGAAGCATTTTTAACAACTGCAGATTCAGCTGTTAAGTTGCTTCCTGCGGCCACAAAGCCTATTACTGGGTGGAGGGGACTTGAATACAGGACTGCATTTCCTATGCAGAAACCACCTGGTGCTAACTTTTATCCTCCAGATATGGACAAGATGGTATAGGATGGGACGTTTCATTTCATGCTTCAAAAGTATTGTTTTGCATAGCATTCACCTTGTTTTGTGACCTGGTCGCAACTTCGCATATGTTTCCATCATGTAGGCTTAATCTATTTTCCATTTCCAGCCTTCAGTTTAATATTCCTCTTACTTTGCATAGGAGTTTGAATTATGGAAGGACAGTCTTGCGGAGGATAAAAAACAAGATGCAACAGGATTTTTCAGTGTCATTAAAAGGCACAGTGAAACAAATTTGGACACCGTCCTGTCTGACAGTACGGCAGGTAGCATCGATcaatttccgcgccttgctCATGATCTTTATACTGTTCCTTACTCTCAAGAGTATAAGCATTTCCTAGCAAAAGCTGCTGAATTGCTTCATAAAGCAGGAGACTTAACAAGCTCGCCTAGGTACTTAGTTTGCTGAATTCAGGTTCTTGGTATTTATAGCTGGTCAATCTTCTGACGAGTCTTGTTTCTGGTGTAGTTTGAAGAGGTTGCTACATAGCAAGGCTAATGCTTTCATTTCCAATGACTATTATGATTCAGATATAGCCTGGATGGAGTTGGTTAGtaccttttttttgttattggtcTTTGCAGAGTTTTGATTTAGGTGGTCCAAAGTTAAAATTTCTGTTAAGGTATTTATGTTACTTCAGGAAATTGCTTTACTTCTTCATTTCCGGCAAGTATATTGCGGTTTTTTATTTGCTATAGTGAGATGTTTCCAAAGAAGGGAAATTGACTATCCGAAAAAATGATAGTTTCTGGAGCCTTCTGTTGTTAACTTGGTATCACTTCACTTCCTCTTCAGAGCTATGacgctagtttttttttcttgtgtggGTTTCTTTCTGTGAAATGCTCTGGTTTGAATGTTGCATTACTGGGACAAGTCTGAGTTATCTTTACGGCTTTGAAGAATATCTTAGAAAACAAACAATGTGTAGAAGTGGGGTATGATACAAATGGTTGCTGAGTGTTAGTGAAATGGCAAAATCTGAGTTTGGTTTTTCAACACTTGGTTATTTCTCCCTTTTCTACTTTCATCTGTGTGTAAGAGTTTGTGCGAGCACTCTGAATCATTTTCTATTGAGCTAGCTGATGGATGGGCAAAGGTGGTTCATACTCTTATCTTTTAAACAGTCTTAATAAACCCTGTGAGTGGTTTAGAAACTACTTGTTACTACTGCTGCCGAATTAATTCTAAAGGCGCTGAATATGTGCTTTTTATAACCTTCAGACATGATTCCATAGAACCAAAATTTACGAAAAAATTTAGATAGAAAAAAGAATGGTAAGCAGATGCTTTATAAGAAAACATGCCGAGGAAGTGAATACATGGGGGGAAGATGTTAGTGGATTTCTTTGCGGCATAGTCTGCAGAATCCATTTGGAGCCTGTTTCAAAGCAAGTCATAAGTCCCCCTCTCTCTTGTGCACACTCTTTAATATGTGGGAAAGTGGTTTGTAAAATAAACTTAGTAAGAACATTTCACAACTACATTGCCTGACCTGCTCTATTACCATGATGGCTTTTGAAGAGCACAAGGGAGGGGATGTGATCTTGTTATGGAGGGTTATCCTGGGAAGGGAGGAGAGATATTGggccatttaaaaaaaaaaaaccatgcatTACACTAGATTTAATTATGAGGTTGGATATGTAACCTTATCGTGTGGTGAATATGGAAGTATCTTAATCTTTCTACTAAAATTTCAATCATTTCTACTGTATCAATGTTTGATaaatcttttcattttcctctcttctGCCCAAGGACTCGAAGTTGGATGTTACTATAGGACCGTATGAGACTTATGAAGATGCACTTTTCGGGTACAAGGTATTGTTTGAGtgaacttcttttctttttgcaccTTTGCTTATCTCTTATTTAGGATAAACCCAAGTCAGTGTGATTCCAGCTTAGCACTTAATTTGCTAATATGATAGTGTTATTTAATCCCGAATATCTACTAAGTACTGTTACATAGACTTCATGGAATGCTGAAATGACATGTATGATCATCTATTCCCAACGTGTTACCATGAACTCTAAGGTTTGAGTTACCAATACAAGATACTCCTGATTATCCTCTGTGCAGTTCATAGCGATTTGTACATGGCCTATAGTGTGTATAGGGTTTGTCCCCTTTGAGGCAAATGTCCTATTGTACCTGTacttgttgaaaaagaaaataccagATCCTATTAGGAGCAGATATACTCCCGGTTAGTTTGGCCAAGAATAGGAGAATCACATGCAGCATAGTTTCAAGAGCCTTTTAATCTCGTTCAACTTTTCCTTTTAGGTTTTACATATGGCTTATTGATTGCATACTTCATAGGCAACATTTGAGGCATATATCGGAGTTCGAGATGACAAAGCAACAAATCAAGTTAAACTCTTTGGCAATCATTTGCAGGTGCCTTTGAATTCGTCAGTATTGTCTAATTATTAATAGCTTTTTTGTGCGGTATTGTCTAATTGTAGCATACTTTTCTAGGTTTTGGAGCAAAATCTTCCAATGGATAATGCGTACAAATCCCAGGACATAATTGCTGCTCCCATTCGCGTTATCCAGCTCATTTATAATTCTGGGGTAAGTCCTTGGAGGTGGGAGATGTGGAGGAAAAATCTCTCTTGTGCTACACTTTTTTCCCTTCCTAGCATGCATCAATTCATGGGCAAAGAATGCGTGTAAATTTTGGTTCTTTCTTGTTTACGGTGTCTCTTTGGGAACGTTCTCttaagaaacaaaatatttgtttctcctacgcaataCTGCTGCTATGGTTGATAACTCAAGGATTTAACTATAAGCTATcgattttggaccaaattttGTCACTGAATAAGCATTTCGTGAAAATAATACTTCTGGTAAACCTTGAACTGAGGGGTGTGAAGATATGGTTATAGATGAAGCAGCATGGTTATTAAAAAGTAGACTTAAACAATTTTATGCCACGGAAATAAGCCCCACTATGGGGTTGACGATATTCTGTAATGTTGCAGAATAACCACTGCTCATGCTATAACAAGTTCTAGGCTTATGATACGATGGATTGCGTTGGTTCTAGTATATTCCTGATATGCTTTCTCAAAAGTTAAATGTTTTCATATTTGTCTTCCCATATTTTCTTctgtgattctctctctctctttttcccccttctgTTTCCTGATTTACATTGATTAAAAAGCTTATGATGTTGACGAGTTACGTTATACACCTTGCTTAATGGACCTAGAAGAGCTTCACCTTCACCTGTTGTCAGGAAAAAGACTCAAGTGATTCATTGGTTTTATCCAAAGTTAAATGAAAATTTAACTTACAATGATATAGCCAAAACAGAAGAACTACgaaaaagaattgaaaaggaaaatgcaaacTTAAACCAAAAGCAGATTTATTCATTTTTCCTTTGCTTGGGCCGATTTATACTTTCATGAATGAAACATTGAGGAAAATCCTGAATAAAATGGTGCAAACCTCATTTCTATAGCTGCTGAATCAGTTTAACCCAGTTGTCGTTTAGTTGAATATTTACCTGTTCTTTTCCCCAAGTATATTGTAGAGTTGATTCTGAGTAATGCCTTTTATTTTGCGTACTTGTAATTCTGGATAGCTTGATATGTAgttttgggcccatttcctgaTAGCTTAAGCGTTTGAGACTATTGGTAACGTagcatggtatcaaagccaggtttgtaagaggtcttgggttcaaggcACTCCATTTTCACTATGCATGTTCCTCTGCATTCTATTCCGCTCTGTCTAGATGTTTGCATTTTTCATGTGCAAGGGGGTTACTTGTGATGTTGGATAGATTGATAAACATTATTGGGCCCTTTGCCTAATAGCTAAAGATATTCGGGGTGATTGGTATCTAGATGTTTTTGCTCACTCATATCAGAACTTGTGGTATACCTCTTTGCACAAATTTCACTGAAACTATCTCATTGTGAGGCCGAGGCttgagaaaatagttttttattttttattttttatggcaGGATGTGAAGGGTCCTCAAACGGTGGCATTTAATCTTCCAAATGATGAGACCATAGTAAAGGATCGGGGAACATCCATGGTCATGCTTAAAAATGTTTCAGAGGCAAAGTACTGTTCTTCTCTTTGAGGCACCTATCATGTTCACGTGATACTGATAACAGTTCTTAGCAATTTTATAATAATGTTCCAAATGATGAGACCATAGTAAAGGATCAGGGAACATCCATGGTCATGCTTAAAAATGTTTCAGAGGCAAAGTACTATTCTTCTCTTTGAAGCACCTATCATGTTCACGTGATACTGATTACAGTTTTTAGCAATTTTATGATATATTTTTAGGACTTGAGCTTTGTTTTTTAGTATCTCAGACCTACTCCATGTTAAGATCGAATTCATGctgcttttctttttcactCAACCAGGTTCAAGCATATTCTTCAACCTATAGCTGAAGTATGTATATCAAAGGAACAACAGGATTGTGTAGACTTTGATTCTTTCTTCACTCATACAATTTGCCATGAGTGTTGCCATGGGATTGGGCCTCATAGCATAACGCTTCCAACCGGTGAAAAGTCTACAGTTAGATTGGTCAGTTGCATTATTTACTGATTCGGTAGCTTAGTAATGTGTCCTATATTTACATCTTCTGCATTTGATTTGTCCATATAGCGTGCACTCAAATTATCCAAGGAAGATGGAAACAATTgccaaaagaaatctaaaagtGAACTTGAAGTACTGAACGAATAAAGTGGCTCTGCTGAAGAACTTTTTGGTGAAATGTGATTTCTGGTCTGCCCTGATTTTCCTTCTATTTTGCAACAACAGGAGCTGCAAGAACTGCACTCCGCTCTCGAAGAAGCTAAAGCTGATATTGTCGGCCTCTGGGCCCTTAAATTCCTAATTGGTCAGGTCAGTATCCGCATAATTGACTGAATGTTTTGCTGTGTATTACCCAATCATAAGGTTGGCACTTGTGCTTTAACAAATGCACTGACAATCTTATAATTGACTTGTCAGCAAGATTATGGAATTGTTCTAAGATCTAAATGTGATTTTAATTTGTGCTAAGACAGTACAACCTAGTAGTAAGTAGGGATGGTCTTCGGTAGCAGTACTTATATACTTCTAGCAAATAGAGGAATCAAATAGTGGTATTCAGAACTTGTACATGTACACATAACAACCAGTCCAGTTCATGGAATTCACCAAGTGAATTATGTCTTTACATAGTCTATTGTGATACGGAAGAATTACACAAGCACTCCCTAGACTTTTTCCGATAAGAACTGACGCCATTCTCTAAGCTGAACATTTTGTCAGAGAAAA
This DNA window, taken from Rhododendron vialii isolate Sample 1 chromosome 8a, ASM3025357v1, encodes the following:
- the LOC131335301 gene encoding nudix hydrolase 3, which gives rise to MEKSETEQQNQEEHLDVLTKTGQKTGVSKPRGDVHRDGDYHRAVHVWIFSESTQELLLQRRADCKDSWPRQWDISSAGHISAGDSSLISARRELHEELGVILPKDAFELIFIFLQECVINDGKYINNEYNDVYLVTTIAPIPLEAFTLQESEVSAVKYIPFEEYKNLLAKEDPEYVPYDVNGQYGQLFDIIATRYKVNMETRSLALQKQLSRYACISLGAELTGLTDGDKEALALLVKAGTIIDDIFHLQAWYSNPTLRDWLKEYAEISHVDKLKWMYYRINKSPWSCLDENEAFLTTADSAVKLLPAATKPITGWRGLEYRTAFPMQKPPGANFYPPDMDKMEFELWKDSLAEDKKQDATGFFSVIKRHSETNLDTVLSDSTAGSIDQFPRLAHDLYTVPYSQEYKHFLAKAAELLHKAGDLTSSPSLKRLLHSKANAFISNDYYDSDIAWMELDSKLDVTIGPYETYEDALFGYKATFEAYIGVRDDKATNQVKLFGNHLQVLEQNLPMDNAYKSQDIIAAPIRVIQLIYNSGDVKGPQTVAFNLPNDETIVKDRGTSMVMLKNVSEAKFKHILQPIAEVCISKEQQDCVDFDSFFTHTICHECCHGIGPHSITLPTGEKSTVRLELQELHSALEEAKADIVGLWALKFLIGQNLLPKTLTKSMYVSFLAGCFRSVRFGLEEAHGKGQALQFNWLFEKGAFVLHPDETFSVNFSKVDAEVESLSREILTIQAKGDKKAAKALLDKYCKMSQPLKAALEKLEKIQVPVDIAPTFPIADEISHIYK